GATCTTCGACATTGGGTAATTTTCTTTGAATCACCGTGGTTCCAAGCTGGCGTCACTCCCCACGAGGATTTCCTCATGCAGACACAGCGAACGGTTCTGGTGATGGGCGCCAACGGCGGCATCGGTCAGGAAGCCTGCCTTGCCCTGCTGCGGCACGGCTGGCGGGTGCGCGCCCTGGTACGCAAGGTGCCGGAAGCAAATCCCGCCATCGACTGGCGCACCGGTGATGCCATGAACCCGGCCGATGTGCTCGCCGCCGCCGCCGGTGTCGACGTGATCGTGCACGCCGTGAACCCGCCGGGTTACCGAGGCTGGGAGCAGCAGGTGCTGCCCATGCTGGACAACACCATCGCCGCTGCCCGGGCCTGCGGCGCCCGCATCGTGCTGCCCGGCACCGTCTACAACTACGGCCACGACGCCTTCCCGCAGCCGCGCGAGGACTCCCCGCAGCACCCCTGCACGCGCAAGGGCGAGATCCGCGCGGAGATGGAGCGCCGGCTGCAGGCAGCATCGGAAGCGGGCACCCGCGTACTTGTTCTGCGCTGCGGAGACTTCTTTGGCCCGCGTGCCGGCAACAACTGGTTCGCCCAGGGGCTGGTGCAGTCCGGCAAGCCGGTCTCGCGCATGACCTACCCCGGCGACTACGCGCTTGGGCACAGCTGGGCCTATCTGCCGGATGTCGGCGAGGCGCTGGCGCGCCTGCTGGATCGCGAGACCGAGCTGGCCCGCTTCGAACGCTTCCACTTCGGCGGCCACTGGCTGGATGGTCACGCCATGCTCGCCGCGATGCGCCGCGCAAGCGGGAACGACGCCATCAAGGCCGGCCGCTTTCCGTGGTGGCTGGCGCAGCTAGCCTCGCCCTTCCACGTGACGATGCGCGAGCTGTGCAAGATGCGCTACTTGTGGCGCGAGCCCATGCAGTTGGACGACAGCAAACTGCGGGCCTTTCTTGGCAACGATCTGTACACACCCGTCGACGACGCGGTGCGCGCAGCGTTGCTCGGCGCGGGCTGCCTGCCCATGCCCTCGACCGACGGCATGGCGCACGCGTGATGCCGGTCAGTCGATCGGCGTGTGGCGGTATTTGACGACGTCGCGCTCCATCACCACCGACGCCTTGTTCGACCACGACTGGCGGATATAGGTGACCACTGCGGCGACGTCCGCATCGCTGAGCTGCTGCGCGAACGGCGGCATGGAGTACGGACGCGCATTGCCCTGCGTCACCGGCGCGAACCCGCCCAGCAGCACCACGCGCGTGGCATTGATGCCGGTGGGTTCGTTGACCGACGAATT
The nucleotide sequence above comes from Dyella telluris. Encoded proteins:
- a CDS encoding NAD-dependent epimerase/dehydratase family protein, which produces MQTQRTVLVMGANGGIGQEACLALLRHGWRVRALVRKVPEANPAIDWRTGDAMNPADVLAAAAGVDVIVHAVNPPGYRGWEQQVLPMLDNTIAAARACGARIVLPGTVYNYGHDAFPQPREDSPQHPCTRKGEIRAEMERRLQAASEAGTRVLVLRCGDFFGPRAGNNWFAQGLVQSGKPVSRMTYPGDYALGHSWAYLPDVGEALARLLDRETELARFERFHFGGHWLDGHAMLAAMRRASGNDAIKAGRFPWWLAQLASPFHVTMRELCKMRYLWREPMQLDDSKLRAFLGNDLYTPVDDAVRAALLGAGCLPMPSTDGMAHA